The Conexivisphaera calida genome includes a region encoding these proteins:
- a CDS encoding LLM class flavin-dependent oxidoreductase, producing MEPGILLGEEREPSLAIELVGLAESLGYGRAWFGEHVLVRDSLAMVAASAVRTRRIILGSGAINVWTRNVGTVAAAARTLHGLAPHRVVLGIASGEEALERVGVRRERPLRAMEEYVAVLRRLLSGEEVTFSGEHVRVERARVAPAPDGPLDVGIYVAATGTRMLELAGGMADGVILNFLLDDRRIEESVRAVRRGAEARGVRVPEVHALITTAADPDPEAALEEARRFIASFARIAPGFASELGLRGDEGGGGRELRDALPDDLVRGLAAVGTPEECARRLREVAERHGVVPDLHVLGPRPEWTLRRMAEELGLARGRGPGSGRARRTGPRR from the coding sequence ATGGAGCCGGGGATCCTCCTGGGGGAGGAGAGGGAGCCCTCCCTGGCGATCGAGCTCGTCGGGCTGGCCGAGTCCCTGGGGTACGGGCGCGCGTGGTTCGGGGAGCACGTGCTCGTGAGGGACTCGCTGGCAATGGTCGCCGCATCCGCGGTTCGCACCCGGAGGATAATCCTGGGCAGCGGCGCGATAAACGTGTGGACGAGGAACGTCGGGACGGTGGCGGCGGCCGCCAGGACCCTGCACGGGCTGGCGCCCCACAGGGTGGTGCTCGGGATAGCCAGCGGGGAGGAGGCCCTCGAGAGGGTGGGGGTGCGCAGGGAGAGGCCGCTGAGGGCCATGGAGGAGTACGTGGCGGTCCTCAGGAGGCTCCTGTCCGGCGAGGAGGTCACGTTCTCGGGGGAACACGTCAGGGTGGAGCGCGCCAGGGTCGCGCCGGCCCCGGATGGACCGCTGGACGTGGGGATATACGTCGCGGCCACGGGCACCAGGATGCTGGAGCTGGCCGGCGGGATGGCGGACGGCGTCATCCTGAACTTCCTCCTGGACGACCGCCGCATCGAGGAGTCGGTCCGCGCGGTGAGGAGGGGGGCAGAGGCCAGGGGGGTCCGCGTCCCGGAGGTGCACGCCCTCATCACGACGGCCGCGGACCCGGACCCGGAGGCGGCGCTCGAGGAGGCCAGGCGCTTCATCGCGTCGTTCGCGCGCATCGCGCCGGGGTTCGCGTCCGAGCTGGGGCTGCGGGGGGATGAGGGCGGTGGGGGGAGGGAGCTGCGCGACGCGCTCCCGGATGACCTGGTGCGCGGCCTGGCGGCCGTCGGGACCCCGGAGGAGTGCGCCCGGCGCCTGAGGGAGGTGGCGGAGCGCCACGGGGTCGTGCCGGACCTCCACGTACTGGGCCCCAGGCCGGAGTGGACCCTCAGGAGGATGGCGGAGGAGCTCGGGCTCGCGCGGGGGCGGGGGCCGGGGTCCGGACGAGCTCGCCGGACGGGACCCCGACGCTGA
- a CDS encoding MFS transporter, which produces MDAESDAERGAAGGAPSPSPPTLTPTSSSSSSPFPVSSAVEESGWSRVHWLVFASFSIGLVLEGYSFALSSAASTWFQLPVYLRVLSVAWASLWLAAGVMIFGPVTDRIGRRSTFFISMAIFAAAGVLLMVSWNYASALVAIGLLTFAGGAEQNVIMTAMHEYYPRRYRSRAYMVTLDTIELGSIASGIVGFYSFSASPAFSREVAGIVVLAVMALLVLIRLSMPESVRWLEARGREIVAASVAGRFYGVGVAGTVAAAARGSRGPSRRSLAFRFLVSLVLAGANTVTYGLITYTLGPIFYPRLVPWILVVGSSAAFAGGLIGLGADRWSRRRLIVYSYALSLASFLLLYALEPVWTRSPPAFWALLILAEVWPQLAWESADALKSEVWPTRRRGTLVGLNRGAVFLLSIPFLYLGSLLDLQQYMLLNVLWWVAGLAAALAWYRWGVESGMSVSVGVPSGELVRTPAPAPARARAPPPSS; this is translated from the coding sequence ATGGACGCCGAATCGGACGCCGAGCGGGGAGCTGCGGGCGGCGCTCCTTCTCCCTCTCCTCCCACCCTCACCCCCACTTCCTCCTCATCGTCCTCCCCCTTCCCCGTCTCGTCCGCGGTCGAGGAGTCCGGGTGGAGCAGGGTCCACTGGCTCGTGTTCGCCTCCTTCTCGATAGGGCTCGTCCTCGAGGGGTACTCGTTCGCCCTCTCCTCCGCCGCCTCCACGTGGTTCCAGCTCCCCGTCTACCTGCGCGTGCTCTCCGTCGCGTGGGCTTCCCTCTGGCTCGCCGCCGGCGTCATGATCTTCGGCCCGGTGACCGACAGGATAGGCAGGAGGTCCACGTTCTTCATCTCGATGGCCATCTTCGCCGCCGCCGGCGTCCTCCTGATGGTCTCCTGGAACTACGCGTCGGCTCTCGTGGCGATAGGGCTCCTGACGTTCGCCGGGGGAGCCGAGCAGAACGTGATAATGACGGCGATGCACGAGTACTATCCAAGGAGGTACAGGAGCCGCGCGTACATGGTGACGCTGGACACGATAGAGCTCGGGTCCATCGCCTCCGGGATCGTCGGGTTCTACAGCTTCTCCGCCTCCCCCGCGTTCAGCAGGGAGGTCGCGGGGATCGTCGTCCTGGCCGTCATGGCGCTCCTGGTCCTCATAAGGCTCAGCATGCCGGAGTCGGTCAGGTGGCTCGAGGCCAGGGGGAGGGAGATCGTCGCAGCGTCCGTCGCGGGCCGGTTCTACGGGGTCGGCGTCGCCGGGACTGTTGCGGCGGCCGCCCGCGGATCCCGCGGCCCCTCAAGGAGGTCCCTCGCCTTCAGGTTCCTCGTGTCCCTCGTGCTTGCGGGCGCCAACACGGTCACGTACGGCCTCATAACTTACACGCTCGGGCCGATCTTCTACCCGCGCCTCGTGCCGTGGATACTCGTCGTGGGCTCCTCGGCTGCGTTCGCCGGGGGCCTCATCGGGCTTGGCGCCGACAGGTGGAGCAGGAGGAGGCTGATAGTCTACTCGTACGCGCTCTCGCTCGCCAGCTTCCTCCTCCTGTACGCGCTGGAGCCCGTCTGGACCAGGAGTCCCCCCGCCTTCTGGGCGCTGCTGATCCTCGCGGAGGTCTGGCCCCAGCTCGCCTGGGAGAGCGCGGACGCGCTGAAGTCGGAGGTCTGGCCCACGCGGCGCAGGGGCACGCTCGTGGGGCTCAACAGGGGCGCCGTGTTCCTGCTGTCCATACCCTTCCTCTACCTGGGATCCCTGCTGGACCTCCAGCAGTACATGCTTCTGAACGTGCTCTGGTGGGTCGCGGGGCTCGCGGCCGCCCTCGCCTGGTACAGGTGGGGCGTCGAGTCCGGGATGTCGGTCAGCGTCGGGGTCCCGTCCGGCGAGCTCGTCCGGACCCCGGCCCCCGCCCCCGCGCGAGCCCGAGCTCCTCCGCCATCCTCCTGA
- a CDS encoding mechanosensitive ion channel domain-containing protein, with translation MSSSSNSSSSTSNAAGENVARRHLNSIVKLVIYIVIYVVVAALVQFLVTSILPTFHVSLSGYTVYINVLLALAFGYLIIYAFVDVIYWSMRFKYDHPTARAVRNVFLLIGIGALVASIAGAIGGGAAGVATGGFFGIVIGFAVQQVLGQAVAGLFLLLARPFRIHDSVNLLGDAGVVNDTALLFTEIVKDDGTKVLIPNNSILGNKIYLLPKPQQQQKQ, from the coding sequence ATGTCGTCATCATCCAATTCATCGTCATCCACTTCCAACGCCGCGGGTGAGAACGTAGCCAGGCGCCACCTCAATTCCATCGTCAAGCTGGTGATTTACATAGTAATTTACGTGGTCGTCGCGGCGCTGGTCCAGTTCCTCGTGACCTCGATCCTCCCAACGTTCCACGTGAGCCTCTCGGGGTACACCGTGTACATCAACGTCCTCCTGGCCCTCGCCTTCGGCTACCTGATCATCTACGCTTTCGTCGACGTCATCTACTGGTCCATGCGGTTCAAGTACGATCATCCGACCGCCAGGGCGGTGAGGAACGTCTTCCTCCTCATAGGAATCGGCGCCCTGGTGGCCAGCATAGCGGGCGCGATCGGAGGAGGAGCCGCGGGCGTCGCGACCGGCGGCTTCTTCGGAATCGTGATAGGTTTCGCAGTCCAGCAGGTCCTCGGGCAGGCGGTGGCCGGCCTCTTCCTGCTGCTCGCCAGGCCCTTCCGGATCCACGACAGCGTGAACCTCCTCGGCGACGCCGGCGTGGTGAACGACACCGCGCTGCTCTTCACCGAGATAGTCAAGGACGACGGCACGAAGGTCCTGATACCGAACAACTCGATACTGGGGAACAAGATCTACCTGCTCCCCAAGCCCCAGCAACAGCAGAAACAGTGA
- a CDS encoding glutamate synthase-related protein — MASQRGRPDQLPRQLPPVRHRVPEFWSPERVEYVRRMATTGRPPRIVDESPDRTGRLLDRMTFRGLRPEDVEAAMVEGGDVDVGVEVFGMRLEMPIYIGDMSYGALSGGPNVAIARAATEAGVLAGIGEGGLHPEVAKYRNIVVQWASARFGMDMELLRSGVAVNLKIGQGAKPGIGGHLPGSKVTEVISALRKIPIGSDAISPAPHHDIYSIEDLAQRVKALRDLSGKPVLVKVAAVNKIMFVAVGVSRSTADGIIIDGAGAGTGAAPSAIRDHLGIPIDYAVPVSDRWLRDNGARDNFSVIGGGLLYSPLDVAKLIALGADVANVGTAALLSFGCTMCHSCNTGGCPTYLTNLALPVGRFDVEAGTRALVRYLEAMGLGLRAILRALGAKDLSEIRGRRDLLELHNADEDVANAVGVELVEGGEIAWYQDQDYEPILYREMYEEGSVHITGMGGIIPGYTSPARRPLDLLRIEAAQVTHPPVDPYREDIDVSVRTPSRKFDVPIVIPGTDPAAVAAAEALGAPVDGDRCRNPSSCMGTADQVRVPPGDELEPRPGIMVLDERLGGSEMLEESVSRLDRDANLMGLRDRMTIVAVGRLFSGADVYKLAALGADLVEPVEAYELLERRIKGMDYLARRERYENLTIALVEELQLSMGAGGLTSYYHMVGNRDLVRSLDGSVARALGVRVAGT, encoded by the coding sequence ATGGCCTCGCAGAGGGGAAGGCCCGACCAGCTTCCCAGGCAGCTCCCGCCCGTCAGGCACAGGGTCCCGGAGTTCTGGTCCCCCGAGCGCGTCGAGTACGTGAGGCGCATGGCGACGACCGGCCGCCCGCCCCGCATAGTTGACGAGAGCCCCGACAGGACCGGCAGGCTCCTCGACCGCATGACGTTCAGGGGGCTCAGGCCCGAGGACGTGGAGGCGGCGATGGTGGAGGGCGGGGACGTGGACGTGGGCGTCGAGGTCTTCGGCATGAGGCTGGAGATGCCCATCTACATAGGCGACATGTCCTACGGCGCCCTCAGCGGGGGCCCGAACGTCGCGATAGCCAGGGCCGCCACCGAGGCCGGGGTGCTCGCGGGAATAGGGGAGGGCGGCCTCCACCCCGAGGTGGCTAAGTACAGGAACATAGTGGTCCAGTGGGCGTCCGCCAGGTTCGGAATGGACATGGAGCTCCTCCGCTCCGGCGTCGCCGTCAACCTGAAGATAGGGCAGGGCGCCAAGCCCGGGATAGGGGGACACCTCCCGGGATCCAAGGTCACAGAGGTGATATCCGCGCTCAGGAAGATACCGATAGGGAGCGACGCGATATCGCCCGCGCCCCACCACGACATATACTCGATAGAGGACCTGGCGCAGAGGGTCAAGGCGCTGAGGGACCTCTCCGGGAAGCCCGTCCTCGTCAAGGTGGCCGCGGTGAACAAGATAATGTTCGTCGCTGTCGGGGTCTCGAGGTCCACCGCCGACGGGATAATAATAGACGGCGCCGGCGCCGGGACGGGCGCGGCCCCGTCCGCGATAAGGGACCACCTCGGGATACCGATAGACTACGCCGTCCCCGTGTCCGACAGGTGGCTCAGGGACAACGGCGCCAGGGACAACTTCTCGGTGATAGGGGGAGGCCTCCTCTACAGCCCCCTCGACGTGGCGAAGCTGATAGCGCTCGGCGCGGACGTGGCGAACGTGGGCACGGCGGCGCTCCTCTCCTTCGGCTGCACAATGTGCCACTCCTGCAACACGGGCGGATGCCCCACCTACCTGACGAACCTGGCGCTCCCGGTGGGGCGCTTCGACGTGGAGGCCGGCACGAGGGCGCTCGTGAGGTACCTCGAGGCGATGGGCCTCGGGCTGCGCGCCATCCTGAGGGCGCTGGGGGCGAAGGACCTCTCCGAGATCCGTGGGCGCCGCGACCTGCTGGAGCTGCACAACGCCGACGAGGACGTGGCGAACGCGGTCGGGGTGGAGCTGGTCGAGGGCGGCGAGATAGCCTGGTACCAGGACCAGGACTACGAGCCGATCCTCTACCGCGAGATGTACGAGGAGGGATCCGTGCACATAACCGGGATGGGCGGCATCATACCGGGCTACACCTCCCCCGCCAGGAGGCCCCTCGACCTCCTCAGGATAGAGGCCGCGCAGGTCACGCACCCGCCGGTGGATCCCTACAGGGAGGACATAGACGTCTCGGTGCGCACGCCGTCCAGGAAGTTCGACGTGCCCATAGTGATCCCCGGGACGGATCCGGCGGCCGTCGCCGCGGCGGAGGCCCTGGGCGCGCCGGTAGACGGGGACAGGTGCAGGAACCCCTCGAGCTGCATGGGGACCGCGGACCAGGTCAGGGTCCCGCCCGGGGACGAGCTGGAGCCCAGGCCCGGCATCATGGTGCTCGACGAGAGGCTCGGCGGATCCGAGATGCTGGAGGAGTCGGTGTCCAGGCTCGACCGCGACGCGAACCTGATGGGCCTCAGGGACAGGATGACGATCGTGGCCGTGGGGCGCCTCTTCAGCGGCGCCGACGTCTACAAGCTCGCGGCGCTGGGCGCGGACCTGGTGGAGCCCGTCGAGGCATACGAGCTCCTGGAGCGCAGGATAAAGGGGATGGACTACCTGGCGCGCAGGGAGCGCTACGAGAACCTGACGATAGCGCTCGTGGAGGAGCTCCAGCTCTCCATGGGCGCCGGGGGCCTCACCAGCTACTACCACATGGTGGGGAACAGGGACCTGGTCCGCTCGCTCGACGGATCCGTCGCCAGGGCCCTCGGGGTGCGCGTCGCCGGGACCTAG
- a CDS encoding molybdopterin-dependent oxidoreductase, with protein sequence MIICTRDCYDGCIFDSGYSPARSAPTLGFTCSRGRSDLPRNGVNRVESALVDGKEVDVAEAIRRAARAMRAEVDRDPGGILHLNYDGNQGLLTWYYPARLFTAMGASRTDYSICSAEGHAAIGAHYGTSAGALPEEFPGYGAVVLWAFPASVSAPHIWRSISRAEKVSIDVRISDTSRRSRRAIVVRPGSDVFLAMGVIRALLEEGLATGEVSHVRELEEFVMAHTMEELSSAAGVREDEVRWLARFYAEERPLTLIGFALGRSPNGGDAISLISLIPALVGLRRGFYYSNSMGLGIDFNYLRGYHMGGGSRVVGMAHLREELESGRIRLVYAWNMNPVVTMPGGPSILEAVEEGRISLIAHDPFLSETARAADIVLPAPTFLEKEDVGYSYWHDYLVFNEPVAPPRGVPEPDAVRAIAREAGISHPLLEEDPWRAVEVAIRGTGVTLDELRSRGAVRVRNYPPPSPRDGELLLVFTSHPLYTNTQFREVHGRPEPIVHTHDVDGEVVLETDLGSARVIAVADPGTPPGVAWMYKSALVDLDGRSINGLLGGVAGPYAGTPVLNGVAVRLRRSGRRGRGEGEPRRPGDPPEGS encoded by the coding sequence TTGATCATCTGCACGAGGGACTGCTACGACGGGTGCATCTTCGACAGCGGCTACTCCCCGGCGCGATCCGCCCCCACGCTCGGCTTCACCTGCTCGAGGGGGAGGTCCGACCTCCCCAGGAACGGCGTGAACCGCGTGGAGTCGGCGCTCGTGGACGGAAAGGAGGTCGACGTCGCGGAGGCGATCCGCCGCGCCGCCCGCGCGATGCGCGCCGAGGTGGACAGGGACCCCGGCGGGATCCTCCACCTGAACTACGACGGGAACCAGGGGCTGCTCACCTGGTACTACCCGGCGCGGCTCTTCACCGCAATGGGCGCCTCGAGGACCGACTACTCCATCTGCTCGGCGGAGGGACACGCCGCGATAGGGGCGCACTACGGGACGAGCGCCGGCGCCCTCCCGGAGGAGTTCCCAGGCTACGGGGCGGTCGTGCTCTGGGCCTTCCCGGCGAGCGTGTCGGCGCCCCACATCTGGAGGTCCATCTCCCGGGCCGAGAAGGTGTCGATAGACGTCAGGATCAGCGACACCTCCAGGAGGTCCCGGAGGGCGATCGTCGTCAGGCCGGGCTCCGACGTCTTCCTGGCGATGGGGGTCATCCGCGCCCTGCTGGAGGAGGGGCTCGCGACCGGTGAGGTCTCCCACGTGCGGGAGCTGGAGGAGTTCGTCATGGCCCACACGATGGAGGAGCTCTCCTCCGCCGCAGGGGTCCGGGAGGACGAGGTGCGCTGGCTGGCCAGGTTCTACGCGGAGGAGAGGCCCCTGACCCTCATCGGGTTCGCGCTCGGCCGCTCGCCCAACGGAGGGGACGCGATATCCCTCATCTCCCTGATACCGGCGCTCGTCGGCCTCAGGAGGGGCTTCTACTACTCGAACTCCATGGGGCTGGGGATAGACTTCAACTACCTGAGGGGGTATCACATGGGCGGGGGGTCCCGCGTCGTCGGGATGGCCCACCTGAGGGAGGAGCTGGAGTCCGGGAGGATCAGGCTCGTCTACGCGTGGAACATGAACCCGGTGGTCACGATGCCGGGCGGCCCGTCCATCCTGGAGGCGGTCGAGGAGGGCCGCATATCCCTCATAGCGCACGACCCGTTCCTCTCCGAGACCGCGAGGGCCGCGGACATAGTCCTCCCGGCCCCCACCTTCCTCGAGAAGGAGGACGTGGGCTACAGCTACTGGCACGACTACCTGGTGTTCAACGAGCCGGTGGCGCCCCCCAGGGGGGTCCCGGAGCCGGACGCGGTCCGCGCGATCGCCCGCGAGGCCGGGATATCGCACCCGCTCCTCGAGGAGGATCCGTGGCGCGCAGTCGAGGTCGCCATCCGCGGCACAGGGGTGACGCTCGATGAGCTCAGGTCGAGGGGCGCCGTCAGGGTCAGGAACTACCCGCCCCCCTCCCCCCGGGACGGCGAGCTCCTCCTGGTCTTCACGTCCCATCCCCTCTACACGAACACCCAGTTCAGGGAGGTCCACGGTCGCCCGGAACCGATCGTGCACACCCACGACGTGGACGGGGAGGTCGTGCTGGAGACGGACCTCGGCAGCGCCAGGGTGATCGCGGTCGCGGATCCCGGGACCCCTCCCGGCGTCGCGTGGATGTACAAGAGCGCGCTCGTGGACCTCGACGGCAGGTCGATCAACGGCCTCCTGGGGGGAGTCGCCGGGCCCTATGCCGGGACCCCCGTCCTCAACGGGGTGGCGGTGCGCCTGCGCAGGTCGGGCCGCCGGGGCCGGGGTGAGGGGGAACCTCGCCGCCCCGGGGATCCCCCGGAGGGATCTTAA
- a CDS encoding DUF4870 domain-containing protein, with translation MSGSNAETGNIIYLFTYLLAWITGIIVYVTEGQRSERVKFHALQAIFLGVIAMIVGVALSPIPYLGSVLAFLLWLYGMYIGYQAYRGTDVSIPVIGDYARKYSRSSQSQNPSSA, from the coding sequence ATGAGCGGCAGCAACGCCGAGACAGGGAACATCATCTACCTGTTCACCTACCTGCTGGCATGGATAACAGGGATAATAGTCTACGTGACGGAGGGGCAGAGGAGCGAGAGGGTGAAGTTCCACGCCCTGCAGGCCATATTCCTGGGAGTCATAGCCATGATAGTCGGCGTGGCCCTCTCGCCGATACCCTACCTGGGATCCGTGCTCGCCTTCCTCCTCTGGCTCTACGGGATGTACATAGGCTACCAGGCCTACAGGGGGACCGACGTCAGCATCCCGGTCATAGGCGACTACGCGCGCAAGTACTCACGTTCGAGCCAGAGCCAGAACCCGAGCAGCGCCTGA
- a CDS encoding carbohydrate kinase family protein, which yields MAGPDLLVVSDCVMDIYLRVGAFPVHAGAVEASPEAVASPGGSCYLAAAASKFGARVEVVDVVGDDPLGSQLMSEMESMGVSMRRVRRSGSTGLVAVLEDGRGRSSFIGSWGSGSQLSRGDVERAVDDGPRVVYLSGYSLLGSPRREAVESIPELAREVGAVVAVDPGPLSGSSGALVRSAGIVLLNEEELQRSASDVAPDALLVVKMGPRGSRAHSGQLRVESPAIRVENVVSAVGAGEVFDGVLIARLLSGSELREALDFANAAAGLKLRGRGLGSIPDPREVEEVLG from the coding sequence ATGGCCGGCCCGGACCTCCTCGTCGTCTCGGACTGCGTGATGGACATCTACCTCAGGGTCGGGGCCTTCCCCGTGCACGCCGGGGCCGTGGAGGCGTCCCCCGAGGCCGTCGCGTCGCCCGGCGGCTCCTGCTACCTGGCGGCCGCGGCCTCGAAGTTCGGCGCCAGGGTCGAGGTCGTCGACGTGGTCGGGGACGATCCGCTGGGGTCCCAGCTGATGTCGGAGATGGAGTCGATGGGCGTGTCGATGCGCCGCGTCAGGCGCTCCGGCTCCACGGGGCTCGTCGCGGTCCTGGAGGACGGAAGGGGCCGCAGCTCCTTCATAGGCTCCTGGGGCTCCGGCTCCCAGCTCTCCCGCGGGGACGTCGAGCGCGCCGTGGACGACGGCCCCCGCGTCGTCTACCTGAGCGGCTACTCGCTCCTCGGATCCCCCAGGCGCGAGGCGGTGGAGTCGATCCCCGAGCTCGCGCGGGAGGTCGGCGCGGTCGTCGCGGTGGACCCGGGACCCCTCTCCGGCTCCTCCGGCGCCCTCGTCAGGTCCGCCGGGATCGTCCTGCTGAACGAGGAGGAGCTCCAGCGCTCCGCCTCCGACGTAGCTCCCGATGCCCTCCTGGTCGTCAAGATGGGCCCCCGCGGATCGAGGGCCCACAGCGGACAGCTGCGCGTCGAGTCGCCCGCGATCCGCGTCGAGAACGTCGTGTCCGCGGTCGGGGCGGGGGAGGTGTTCGACGGGGTCCTCATCGCCAGGCTGCTCTCGGGATCCGAGCTCAGGGAGGCCCTCGACTTCGCGAACGCTGCCGCGGGGCTGAAGCTCCGGGGGAGGGGGCTGGGCTCCATCCCGGACCCGCGCGAGGTGGAGGAGGTCCTGGGTTGA
- a CDS encoding DMT family transporter, which yields MRARLLAILSAYTVSGSLGYFFAKYALEYSSPIFLIVLRYAIAGGILAALGGRIILQRDVAVLAALTASSSALWALGLEYVSPASSSVLSYTMPFFSVPLAYLILGERSTRWEILGMALGFLGVSIYSVPLMHGLRLLGALLTIGNAFFWASYTVYYRKLRSMNALSVNTTQLLLGSLMLLPLSWAGFHLEPTTDFLLYLLGLAIPSGAFTFFLWNLVLKEESVGRASALAFSVPIFSVALQSAMEMSAPPALELVGMAVMLTGIAISRRGLRDDGALDSRR from the coding sequence GTGCGCGCCAGGCTGCTGGCCATCCTCTCCGCCTACACGGTGAGCGGCTCGCTGGGCTACTTCTTCGCCAAGTACGCGCTCGAGTACTCCTCCCCCATCTTCCTGATAGTCCTCAGGTACGCGATTGCCGGCGGGATCCTGGCGGCGCTCGGCGGGAGGATCATCCTGCAGCGCGACGTCGCCGTCCTCGCTGCGCTCACGGCCTCCTCCAGCGCCCTCTGGGCCCTGGGGCTCGAGTACGTGTCCCCCGCGTCCTCCTCGGTCCTGAGCTACACGATGCCCTTCTTCTCGGTCCCGCTCGCGTACCTCATACTGGGCGAGAGGTCCACGCGCTGGGAGATCCTGGGCATGGCCCTGGGCTTCCTGGGCGTCTCGATATACAGCGTCCCCCTCATGCACGGGCTGAGGCTCCTGGGCGCGCTCCTCACGATAGGCAACGCCTTCTTCTGGGCCTCGTACACCGTGTACTACAGGAAGCTCAGGTCGATGAACGCCCTCTCCGTCAACACCACCCAGCTCCTCCTGGGATCCCTCATGCTCCTCCCCCTCTCCTGGGCGGGGTTCCACCTGGAGCCCACGACCGACTTCCTCCTCTACCTCCTGGGCCTCGCGATCCCGTCGGGCGCCTTCACGTTCTTCCTGTGGAACCTGGTGCTCAAGGAGGAGAGCGTCGGGCGCGCGTCCGCGCTCGCGTTCTCGGTCCCCATATTCTCGGTGGCGCTCCAGTCCGCGATGGAAATGAGCGCTCCCCCCGCCCTGGAGCTCGTCGGCATGGCCGTGATGCTCACGGGGATAGCCATCTCCAGGAGGGGGCTCCGCGACGATGGCGCGCTCGATTCGCGCCGTTAA
- a CDS encoding MFS transporter has translation MDSSAPRSPSLVAEVLPWSRVHTISFATFAAGAALEAYVYALSYVAVSWAPVPRAFLPLLAIWSPLWILSGGVLSGVIADRLGRRRSLYVNYALYISGAVLLSLASSFAFLLFSLSLLLFAAGGEYNSILTASHELFPRTHRAKALALGLNFANAGGIVVALLSWSASRVAVAATAGAAAVILLALRLRVPESVMWLERRSGPGRAELELRRYGPKSSPSPSPASPVTPPPSTGAPSSALRFIAFSAMGWSYTAAFTMVSLALGPYFMPTATDALILVASAAAFASGLLGFLFDRVGRRLPLVVSSSASLALLALLVSCGSSSASLFWPTFAALNASLNVFWLLEDVLKSEAWPVPSRGTLTALVRASSLIAVLPIVYLSSYLSLDDYLALSLGAAAVGLVASIVWYRWGVETGRGSSVLIWDRLTH, from the coding sequence ATGGATTCCTCCGCCCCCCGCTCTCCCTCCCTCGTCGCGGAGGTCCTCCCCTGGTCCCGCGTCCACACCATCTCCTTCGCCACCTTCGCCGCTGGGGCGGCACTCGAGGCCTACGTCTACGCGCTGTCCTACGTCGCCGTGTCGTGGGCTCCCGTCCCCCGCGCGTTCCTCCCCCTCCTCGCCATATGGTCCCCGCTCTGGATCCTCTCCGGCGGGGTCCTCTCTGGCGTCATAGCGGATCGCCTGGGCAGGAGGAGGTCCCTCTACGTCAACTACGCGCTCTACATCTCCGGCGCGGTCCTCCTCTCGCTCGCGTCGTCCTTCGCGTTCCTCCTGTTCTCCCTCTCCCTCCTCCTGTTCGCCGCGGGGGGCGAGTACAACTCCATACTCACGGCGTCCCACGAGCTCTTCCCCAGGACCCACAGGGCGAAGGCCCTGGCGCTGGGGCTCAACTTCGCCAACGCGGGCGGCATAGTGGTGGCGCTCCTCTCCTGGTCCGCCAGCCGCGTCGCTGTCGCCGCGACGGCCGGCGCCGCGGCGGTGATACTCCTCGCCCTCAGGCTCCGCGTCCCCGAGTCCGTCATGTGGCTCGAGAGGAGGAGCGGCCCCGGGAGGGCGGAGCTCGAGCTCCGGCGCTACGGCCCCAAGTCCAGCCCCAGCCCCAGCCCCGCGTCCCCCGTCACCCCGCCGCCCTCCACCGGCGCGCCCTCGAGCGCCCTCAGGTTCATCGCCTTCAGCGCCATGGGCTGGTCCTACACGGCCGCCTTCACGATGGTCTCGCTCGCCCTCGGGCCCTACTTCATGCCCACTGCGACGGACGCGCTGATACTCGTGGCGTCCGCCGCCGCGTTCGCGTCCGGCCTCCTGGGATTCCTCTTCGACCGCGTCGGGCGCAGGCTCCCCCTGGTGGTCAGCTCCTCCGCGTCGCTCGCCCTGCTGGCCCTCCTCGTGTCCTGCGGGTCCTCCTCGGCCTCCCTCTTCTGGCCCACCTTCGCAGCGCTGAACGCGTCCCTCAACGTCTTCTGGCTCCTCGAGGACGTCCTGAAGTCCGAGGCGTGGCCGGTCCCCTCCCGCGGGACCCTGACGGCCCTCGTCAGGGCATCATCCCTCATCGCAGTGCTCCCGATAGTGTACCTTTCCTCCTACCTCTCCCTCGACGACTACCTGGCGCTCTCGCTGGGCGCCGCGGCGGTCGGCCTCGTGGCCTCCATCGTCTGGTACAGGTGGGGCGTCGAGACCGGCAGGGGATCCAGCGTGCTCATCTGGGACCGGCTGACGCATTAA